In one Pseudomonadota bacterium genomic region, the following are encoded:
- a CDS encoding putative monovalent cation/H+ antiporter subunit A has product MSAPADPARKPIGGLVPTALAAGLFTWFATFLPEVAAGEVVRLAWDWVPSMGIALSFVFDGLSLTFALLISGIGALVFLYSNTYLAGYKHFGRFMWFLTAFMLAMLGLVLADNLIALFVFWELTTITSYLLIGFGHETTNGRRSALQALFVTGAGALALLAGLILMGLEAGTFEISEILAQGGLQESELYVPILILVLAGAFTKSAQFPFHFWLPNAMAAPTPVSAFLHSATMVKAGVYLMARLYPGLSGTDAWIWTLTIAGGFTTVFASVLAVKQTDLKQTLAYTTLMALGTLTLILGQAGGYSMTAFVTFLVTHSLYKASLFLMIGCVDYGTGTRDADVLGGLGRRMPVTAAAAGLAALSMAGLPPFIGFIAKELAYAGALEVPSSVLLVAGASLAANALMFAVAGIVAFKPFWRPAGGTETPRTPKEAPWPMLFGPLLLAVLGLVFGLTPGLLQGTLVNPTVIGFMGEAADPKTLKLWAGVNVPLFLSLATFVLGFLLYVVHRAFRAALNGMAPALPNFDSMWDKFLDGLKGFAAWQTRVIQPGILRVYVFATFTTVLVAISGTMIVKGAVPAMPDLSDVTWKNWALVALLIVGAVLTCLTRSRITAMAALGVVGIGVAIIFITFSAPDVAITQLLVETLVIVLVAVALLRLPTLRLEGDASWRPLDAALSAALGLTVTLVLLAVLETPLDLRLTEYFEATSWPEAFGRNIVNVILVDFRALDTFGEIAVVVIAALSAYALLRTTSERKDV; this is encoded by the coding sequence ATGAGCGCTCCCGCTGACCCCGCAAGGAAACCGATCGGTGGGCTCGTGCCCACGGCGCTGGCCGCGGGCCTATTCACGTGGTTCGCGACGTTTCTGCCGGAGGTGGCGGCGGGCGAGGTCGTGCGCCTCGCGTGGGACTGGGTGCCGTCCATGGGCATCGCGCTCAGCTTCGTCTTCGACGGTCTCTCGCTCACCTTCGCGCTCCTTATCAGCGGGATCGGCGCGCTCGTGTTCCTTTACTCGAACACGTACCTCGCCGGGTACAAGCATTTCGGCCGCTTCATGTGGTTCCTCACGGCCTTCATGCTGGCGATGCTCGGGCTGGTGCTCGCCGACAACCTCATCGCGCTCTTCGTGTTTTGGGAGCTGACGACCATCACCTCCTACCTTCTCATCGGTTTCGGCCATGAGACGACCAACGGGCGACGCTCCGCGCTGCAGGCGCTCTTTGTCACCGGCGCCGGGGCGCTGGCCCTCCTTGCAGGTCTTATCCTCATGGGCCTCGAAGCGGGGACCTTCGAGATCTCCGAGATCCTGGCCCAGGGCGGCCTGCAGGAGAGCGAGCTCTACGTGCCGATCCTCATCCTGGTGCTGGCGGGCGCCTTCACGAAATCAGCCCAGTTCCCGTTTCACTTCTGGCTGCCCAATGCCATGGCCGCGCCTACGCCGGTCTCCGCCTTCCTGCACTCGGCCACCATGGTGAAGGCGGGCGTCTACCTCATGGCGCGGCTCTATCCCGGCCTCTCGGGGACGGACGCCTGGATCTGGACGCTGACCATCGCCGGGGGCTTCACGACGGTCTTCGCTTCCGTTCTTGCCGTCAAGCAGACCGACCTGAAACAGACGCTGGCCTACACGACCCTCATGGCGCTCGGGACGCTGACGCTCATCCTCGGGCAGGCGGGCGGGTATTCGATGACCGCCTTCGTGACCTTCCTCGTGACGCACTCGCTCTACAAAGCCTCGCTCTTTCTCATGATCGGCTGCGTGGATTACGGCACCGGCACGCGGGACGCGGACGTATTGGGCGGCCTTGGGCGGCGGATGCCGGTCACGGCCGCCGCGGCCGGGCTCGCGGCGCTTTCCATGGCGGGACTGCCCCCGTTCATCGGCTTCATCGCCAAGGAGCTCGCCTATGCGGGCGCGCTCGAGGTCCCGTCCTCGGTGCTCCTCGTGGCCGGGGCCTCGCTCGCGGCCAACGCGCTGATGTTCGCGGTGGCGGGTATCGTGGCCTTCAAACCCTTCTGGCGACCGGCGGGCGGGACTGAGACGCCGCGCACGCCCAAGGAGGCGCCCTGGCCCATGCTCTTTGGCCCGCTTCTCCTCGCCGTGCTCGGCCTCGTCTTCGGCCTTACGCCCGGGCTGCTGCAAGGCACGCTCGTCAATCCCACGGTCATAGGTTTCATGGGCGAGGCGGCAGACCCCAAGACGCTCAAACTTTGGGCGGGGGTGAATGTGCCGCTTTTCCTGTCGCTGGCGACCTTCGTGCTGGGCTTCCTGCTCTACGTGGTCCATCGCGCCTTCCGCGCGGCGCTCAACGGCATGGCGCCGGCGCTGCCGAACTTCGACAGCATGTGGGACAAGTTCCTCGACGGGCTGAAGGGCTTTGCAGCGTGGCAAACGCGGGTCATCCAGCCGGGCATCCTGCGCGTCTACGTGTTCGCGACCTTCACCACCGTGCTCGTGGCCATCAGCGGTACGATGATCGTCAAGGGCGCGGTCCCCGCCATGCCGGACCTCTCGGACGTCACCTGGAAGAACTGGGCGCTTGTGGCGCTACTGATCGTGGGCGCCGTCCTCACCTGCCTCACGCGGTCGCGGATCACGGCCATGGCGGCGCTCGGCGTGGTGGGCATCGGCGTGGCCATCATCTTCATCACGTTCTCTGCGCCCGACGTGGCCATCACGCAGCTACTCGTGGAGACGCTTGTGATCGTGCTGGTGGCGGTGGCCCTTCTCAGGCTCCCGACGCTCCGCCTCGAAGGGGACGCGAGCTGGCGCCCGCTCGACGCCGCGCTCTCGGCGGCGCTCGGCCTCACCGTGACCCTCGTGCTGCTGGCCGTGCTTGAGACACCCCTCGACCTGCGGCTGACCGAATACTTCGAGGCAACGAGCTGGCCCGAGGCCTTCGGACGCAACATCGTCAACGTCATCCTCGTCGATTTCCGCGCGCTCGACACCTTCGGCGAGATCGCGGTGGTCGTGATCGCTGCGCTCTCCGCCTACGCGCTCCTGCGCACAACCAGCGAGAGGAAAGACGTGTGA
- a CDS encoding Na+/H+ antiporter subunit D, whose amino-acid sequence MTWLLATPLVLPFLTAVAAFLTRERSSGRWVSVAGNFLFLIASFLLLARVLQDGIIAGQMGSWPAPFGITLVADRLSAVMVVITAITALAVAVYALTDINRRKEYLGYHALFNVLIGGVTGAFITGDLFNLYVWFEVMLISSFGLLILGGKPEQIDGGVRYVMLNLISTILFLSGIGLLYGMTGTLNMADLARVVPTLENQGLVTVIAMMFLVAFGVKAAVFPLFFWLPASYHTPAFAVSAVFAGLLTKVGVYSLIRLFTLVFNGDTGFTHEVLLWIAGFTMVTGVLGAAAQNDMRKILSFHIVSQIGYMIMGLAILTPLAIAGAVFYLVHHIIVKANLFLIAGVAERTAGSTELGKIGGLYKTAPLLAVLFFVPAFSLAGFPPLSGFWAKYVLVQAALEDQGWVIAGVALLVGLLTIFSMTKIWAEAFWKAHPEDRDPTLAALTPTARGHLLLPIGSLAALTCVIGFFPEPFIAFANDASAELLDPSGYIAAVLGAQQ is encoded by the coding sequence ATGACCTGGCTTCTCGCCACTCCCCTCGTCCTGCCGTTCCTGACCGCCGTTGCCGCCTTCCTCACGCGGGAGCGGTCCTCGGGGCGCTGGGTCAGCGTGGCGGGCAACTTCCTCTTTCTGATCGCTTCGTTCCTCCTTCTCGCGCGGGTGCTGCAGGACGGGATCATCGCGGGGCAGATGGGCAGCTGGCCCGCCCCCTTCGGCATCACGCTCGTGGCAGACAGGCTCTCGGCGGTCATGGTGGTCATCACCGCCATCACCGCGCTCGCGGTGGCGGTCTACGCCCTCACCGACATCAATCGCCGCAAGGAATATCTCGGCTACCACGCGCTCTTCAACGTGCTCATCGGCGGCGTGACGGGCGCCTTCATCACGGGCGACCTTTTCAATCTCTACGTCTGGTTCGAGGTCATGCTGATCTCCTCCTTCGGCCTGCTCATCCTCGGCGGCAAGCCCGAGCAGATCGACGGCGGCGTGCGCTATGTCATGCTCAACCTGATCTCGACCATCCTCTTCCTGAGCGGCATCGGCCTTCTTTACGGCATGACCGGCACGCTCAATATGGCCGATCTCGCCCGCGTCGTGCCTACGCTCGAAAACCAGGGCCTCGTGACGGTCATCGCGATGATGTTCCTCGTGGCGTTCGGGGTGAAGGCGGCGGTCTTCCCGCTCTTCTTCTGGCTGCCGGCGAGCTATCATACGCCCGCCTTCGCGGTCTCGGCCGTCTTCGCCGGGCTTTTGACCAAGGTCGGGGTCTACTCGCTCATCCGGCTCTTCACGCTCGTTTTCAACGGGGACACAGGCTTCACCCACGAGGTGCTCCTCTGGATCGCGGGCTTCACGATGGTCACCGGCGTCCTCGGAGCCGCCGCGCAGAACGACATGCGCAAGATCCTGTCATTCCACATCGTCTCCCAGATCGGCTACATGATCATGGGGCTGGCGATCCTGACCCCGCTCGCGATCGCGGGGGCGGTGTTTTACCTCGTCCACCACATCATCGTGAAGGCGAACCTCTTTCTGATCGCGGGCGTGGCCGAGCGCACGGCGGGCTCCACGGAGCTCGGCAAGATCGGTGGGCTCTACAAGACAGCCCCGCTTCTGGCCGTGCTCTTTTTCGTGCCCGCCTTCTCGCTCGCGGGCTTTCCGCCGCTCTCGGGGTTCTGGGCCAAGTACGTCCTCGTTCAGGCCGCGCTGGAGGATCAGGGCTGGGTCATCGCGGGCGTGGCGCTTCTCGTGGGTCTGCTCACGATCTTCTCGATGACGAAGATCTGGGCCGAGGCCTTCTGGAAGGCGCATCCCGAGGACCGTGACCCGACGCTGGCGGCGCTCACGCCCACGGCGCGCGGCCATCTCCTCCTGCCCATCGGCTCGCTGGCCGCACTGACCTGCGTGATCGGGTTCTTCCCGGAGCCCTTCATCGCCTTCGCCAATGACGCGTCCGCCGAGCTTCTCGATCCTTCGGGCTACATCGCCGCCGTCCTGGGGGCACAGCAATGA
- the mnhG gene encoding monovalent cation/H(+) antiporter subunit G — protein MSETIVALLLLLGGVLSLLAGVGILRLPDVFTRMHAATKVGTLGSGFIMAGAAVFFGTSDVIIRAVLIVFFLLLTAPIGAHMIGRAALRLGITPWGEDKAHAQPDAPTEENRDLLGQNAPRDPGPGT, from the coding sequence ATGTCTGAGACGATCGTCGCCCTCCTCCTGCTCCTCGGCGGGGTCCTGTCGCTCCTCGCGGGCGTGGGGATCCTGCGGTTGCCGGACGTCTTCACGCGGATGCACGCGGCCACGAAGGTCGGCACGCTGGGCTCGGGCTTCATCATGGCCGGGGCGGCGGTCTTCTTCGGTACCTCGGACGTCATCATCCGCGCCGTGCTGATCGTCTTTTTCCTGCTGCTCACGGCCCCCATCGGGGCGCACATGATCGGGCGCGCCGCGCTGAGGCTGGGCATCACGCCGTGGGGCGAAGACAAGGCGCACGCGCAGCCCGACGCCCCCACCGAAGAGAACCGGGACCTGCTCGGTCAGAACGCCCCCCGCGACCCTGGCCCGGGCACCTGA
- a CDS encoding cation:proton antiporter has protein sequence MMPAAGFLAPVVMIGFALIFAAVVLALYRLIKGPTLPDRVVALDMMTIAIVAFCGLAAVRTGQAAFLDVALVLALVGFLATVALARFAERAVERRAGRDDRDV, from the coding sequence ATGATGCCCGCTGCCGGATTTCTCGCCCCGGTCGTGATGATCGGCTTCGCGCTCATCTTCGCGGCCGTCGTGCTCGCGCTATACAGGCTCATCAAGGGGCCTACCCTGCCCGACAGGGTCGTGGCACTCGACATGATGACCATCGCCATCGTGGCCTTCTGCGGGCTCGCGGCCGTGCGTACGGGCCAGGCGGCCTTTCTCGACGTGGCGCTTGTGCTGGCGCTCGTGGGCTTTCTCGCGACGGTGGCCCTCGCACGATTTGCAGAACGCGCGGTGGAGCGCCGCGCCGGACGGGACGACCGCGATGTCTGA
- a CDS encoding assimilatory sulfite reductase (NADPH) flavoprotein subunit, which produces MFLKEIPGAMAPLSADQMAAMEALVRGLDPMQQAWVSGYMAASARGASPVLPVAAEPATLTVLYGSQTGNAKHVASELAEVAQARGLNAALVNMADYKPARLKDETHIAIVVSTYGEGEPPESAQKLYDFLASRKAPKLAGTQIAVMGLGDTSYAQFCQTAVDFEERLVALGANVAVERVLLDVDYEDHTEAWITGALDTLAPTLETAAPASNVVPLVAPQAPYSKKSPFEAEVLTVQKITGRDSSKDVRHIEFSLEGSGLTYMPGDALGVYFENDPADVDAVLECLGLADAALRKALIEDYELTQSYPGFVTAYAEATGNAELAALAEDKAALRAYLEPRQIYDILHEHPAEIDAPTLTSCLRKMQPRLYSIASSQADVEDEVHLTLAVVAYEAHGRDHLGGASGHLGRRIEPGQRVRIYVEENEGFRLPAADVPVIMIGPGTGIAPFRAFLQEREATGATGENWLFFGNPHFTQDFLYQTELMGWRKDGLLTRFDVAFSRDQPEKIYVQDRIRERGAEIVDWLARGAHLYVCGDAARMARDVHTALTEVLREAGEDAEAYLGALRDAGRYQRDVY; this is translated from the coding sequence ATGTTTCTGAAAGAAATCCCCGGTGCCATGGCCCCGCTCAGCGCCGATCAGATGGCTGCGATGGAGGCGCTCGTGAGGGGTCTCGATCCGATGCAGCAGGCCTGGGTTTCGGGCTACATGGCGGCCTCGGCCAGGGGCGCGTCTCCCGTGCTGCCGGTGGCCGCCGAGCCCGCGACCCTCACCGTGCTCTACGGGTCGCAGACCGGCAATGCCAAGCACGTGGCCTCCGAGCTGGCCGAGGTGGCCCAGGCGCGGGGGCTCAACGCGGCGCTGGTGAACATGGCCGACTACAAGCCCGCGCGGCTCAAAGACGAGACCCATATCGCCATCGTCGTCAGTACTTACGGCGAAGGGGAGCCACCGGAAAGCGCGCAGAAGCTCTACGATTTCCTCGCCTCCCGGAAGGCTCCGAAGCTCGCGGGCACCCAGATCGCCGTCATGGGGCTGGGGGACACCTCCTATGCGCAATTCTGCCAGACGGCCGTGGATTTCGAGGAGCGGCTCGTTGCGCTGGGGGCCAATGTGGCCGTGGAGCGCGTGCTGCTCGACGTGGATTACGAGGATCATACGGAGGCCTGGATCACCGGAGCGCTCGACACGCTGGCACCCACCCTCGAGACGGCCGCGCCCGCCTCGAATGTGGTGCCACTCGTCGCGCCGCAAGCGCCCTATTCCAAGAAGTCGCCCTTCGAAGCGGAGGTGCTCACCGTCCAGAAGATCACGGGTCGAGACTCCTCGAAGGATGTCCGCCACATCGAGTTTTCGCTCGAGGGCTCGGGCCTCACATACATGCCCGGAGACGCGCTGGGCGTCTACTTCGAGAATGATCCCGCGGACGTGGACGCGGTGCTGGAGTGTCTCGGGCTCGCCGACGCGGCGCTGCGCAAGGCGCTCATCGAGGATTACGAGCTGACCCAGAGCTACCCGGGCTTCGTCACCGCCTATGCCGAGGCCACGGGCAATGCAGAGCTGGCAGCGCTCGCCGAAGACAAGGCCGCCCTGCGCGCCTATCTCGAGCCGCGCCAGATCTATGACATCCTCCACGAGCACCCGGCGGAGATCGACGCGCCCACGCTCACATCCTGCCTGCGCAAGATGCAGCCCCGGCTCTATTCAATCGCCTCGTCTCAGGCGGACGTGGAGGACGAGGTGCACCTGACGCTGGCGGTCGTGGCCTACGAGGCCCATGGCCGCGACCATCTCGGCGGGGCGTCAGGCCATCTGGGGCGCCGCATCGAACCCGGGCAGCGGGTGCGCATCTATGTCGAGGAGAACGAGGGATTTCGCCTTCCGGCGGCCGACGTGCCGGTGATCATGATCGGGCCGGGCACGGGCATCGCGCCGTTTCGCGCGTTCCTCCAGGAGCGCGAGGCGACGGGGGCCACGGGCGAGAACTGGCTTTTCTTCGGCAACCCGCATTTCACGCAGGATTTCCTCTACCAGACGGAGCTCATGGGCTGGCGGAAAGACGGGCTCCTGACGCGGTTCGACGTGGCCTTTTCCCGTGATCAGCCGGAGAAGATTTACGTGCAGGACCGTATCCGCGAACGGGGCGCGGAGATCGTGGACTGGCTGGCGCGCGGGGCGCATCTCTACGTCTGCGGGGATGCCGCGCGGATGGCGAGGGATGTCCATACCGCGCTGACCGAAGTGCTCCGCGAGGCCGGCGAAGACGCGGAGGCGTATCTCGGCGCGCTGCGCGATGCGGGCCGTTACCAGCGCGACGTCTACTGA
- a CDS encoding Na+/H+ antiporter subunit E, translating to MNNFAANLLFAAVWAIFSGGFSWISMTFGFVLGYGILWLLQPLTGVKSSYFKRVYFWIKLIVMFFYELLVSSLAVIYDIITPTLQARPAIIDMPLDVKSDTGILLVTNLISLTPGTLSIDVSPDRKTLRIHAMFADDPDAVCHELKSGMERWVIDAMEDTPA from the coding sequence ATGAACAATTTTGCCGCCAACCTCCTCTTCGCCGCCGTTTGGGCCATCTTCTCGGGAGGGTTTTCCTGGATCTCCATGACCTTCGGCTTCGTCCTCGGCTACGGCATCCTTTGGCTTCTCCAGCCGCTCACGGGCGTGAAATCGAGCTATTTCAAGCGGGTCTACTTCTGGATCAAGCTCATCGTGATGTTCTTCTACGAGTTGCTCGTATCCTCGCTGGCCGTCATCTACGACATCATCACGCCCACGCTGCAGGCGCGGCCTGCGATCATCGACATGCCGCTCGACGTCAAATCCGACACCGGCATCCTCCTCGTCACCAACCTGATCTCGCTCACGCCCGGCACGCTCTCCATCGATGTGAGCCCGGACCGCAAGACACTGCGCATCCACGCGATGTTCGCCGACGATCCGGACGCGGTGTGCCACGAGCTCAAATCCGGCATGGAGCGCTGGGTGATCGACGCCATGGAGGACACGCCCGCATGA
- a CDS encoding Na+/H+ antiporter subunit C, with protein MEALMAISIGVLVAAAAYLMLCRHVLRFIFGLVLISNAANLTIFTAGRLTEGRPPLISYGADAPVANAANALPQALVLTAIVIGFGLFAFALILMFRAYTSLGTLDSDRMSLAEPREEKK; from the coding sequence ATGGAAGCCCTCATGGCCATATCCATCGGCGTGCTCGTGGCAGCGGCGGCCTACCTGATGCTGTGCCGGCATGTGCTGCGCTTCATCTTCGGGCTCGTGCTTATCTCGAACGCGGCGAACCTGACGATCTTCACCGCGGGCCGCCTGACGGAGGGCCGCCCGCCGCTCATCTCCTACGGCGCCGATGCCCCTGTCGCGAATGCCGCGAACGCCCTGCCCCAGGCGCTGGTGCTCACGGCCATCGTCATCGGCTTCGGCCTTTTCGCCTTCGCGCTCATCCTCATGTTCCGCGCCTACACGTCGCTCGGCACCCTCGACAGCGATCGCATGTCCCTCGCCGAGCCCCGCGAGGAGAAGAAATGA
- a CDS encoding phosphoadenylyl-sulfate reductase, whose protein sequence is MTQSALLTLSAGSQRLILHEMNEYLRPMSAKARVRWALGTLPGAHVVSSSFGVQAAVMLHLMTRERPDIPVVLVDTGYLFAETYQFIDALTERLSLNLTVTRAAESPAWQEARHGELWTKGEAGLRAYNRMTKVEPMERALQDLGAATWYSGVRRQQSKSRAQREIVEVSGGRARVHPIVDWSARDVHRYLTAHGLPYHPLWEEGYVSIGDRHTTRPLTDGMTEEATRFGGALRECGLHPEG, encoded by the coding sequence ATGACCCAATCCGCCCTCCTGACGCTCTCCGCCGGATCGCAGCGGCTCATTCTCCACGAGATGAACGAGTACCTGCGCCCGATGTCGGCGAAGGCGCGCGTGCGCTGGGCCCTCGGCACCTTGCCGGGTGCCCATGTCGTCTCGTCGAGCTTCGGCGTGCAGGCCGCGGTCATGCTGCACCTGATGACACGGGAGAGGCCCGATATCCCGGTGGTGCTCGTCGATACCGGCTATCTCTTCGCGGAGACCTACCAGTTCATCGATGCGCTCACGGAGCGTCTTTCGCTCAACCTCACAGTGACGCGCGCAGCGGAAAGCCCGGCATGGCAGGAGGCGCGCCACGGCGAGCTCTGGACCAAGGGCGAGGCGGGGCTTCGGGCCTACAACCGGATGACCAAGGTCGAGCCGATGGAGCGCGCTCTGCAGGATCTGGGCGCGGCCACGTGGTATTCCGGCGTGCGCCGCCAGCAATCGAAGAGCCGTGCGCAGCGCGAGATCGTGGAGGTGAGCGGGGGCCGCGCCCGCGTCCATCCCATCGTCGACTGGTCCGCGCGCGACGTGCACCGCTACCTGACCGCCCACGGGCTCCCTTACCACCCGCTCTGGGAGGAAGGCTACGTGAGCATCGGCGACCGCCACACCACGAGACCCCTCACCGACGGCATGACCGAAGAGGCCACCCGTTTCGGCGGCGCGCTTCGGGAATGCGGCTTGCACCCGGAAGGCTGA
- a CDS encoding Na+/H+ antiporter subunit B, with product MKSIILRAGTRYLAGLLLLFSIYMLLRGHNEPGGGFIGGLIGSTGFVLYAIACGTKDARSALRLSPQNIAMAGLGIALLAGLMAALFGDALFTGQWLFIGDRESGDYIPLSSVLVFDIGVYLVVFGSIIALVFAMEEEI from the coding sequence GTGAAATCGATCATCCTCCGGGCGGGCACCCGCTACCTCGCCGGCCTTCTCCTCCTCTTTTCGATCTACATGCTCCTGCGCGGGCACAACGAGCCGGGCGGCGGCTTCATAGGCGGGCTCATCGGATCCACCGGCTTTGTGCTCTACGCCATTGCCTGCGGCACGAAGGACGCGCGGAGCGCGCTGCGCCTCTCGCCGCAGAACATCGCCATGGCGGGCCTCGGCATCGCGCTCCTCGCCGGGCTCATGGCCGCGCTCTTCGGGGACGCGCTCTTCACCGGGCAATGGCTCTTCATCGGGGATCGCGAAAGCGGGGACTACATCCCGCTCTCCTCGGTGCTCGTCTTCGATATCGGGGTCTACCTCGTCGTCTTCGGCTCCATCATCGCCCTCGTCTTCGCCATGGAGGAGGAGATCTGA
- the cysI gene encoding assimilatory sulfite reductase (NADPH) hemoprotein subunit, which yields MRDNPDTPLIVEGPLADNERMKAQSDYLRGTIAEDLRDPLTGGFTPDNFQLIRFHGMYQQDDRDIRAERAAQKLEPLHNVMLRARMPGGIIMPEQWLTIERFAEEHTMYGSVRLTTRQTFQFHGVLKPHIKDMHKVINSAGIDSIATAGDVNRNVLCTTNPVESALHAEAYEWSKRISEHLLPNTKAYAEIWLDGEKQKTTEEPILGETYLPRKFKTTVSIPPNNEVDIHANDLNFVAIAEDGRLVGWNVLVGGGLAMTHGDTGTYPRKADDFGFIPLEHTLAVAEHVVSVQRDWGNRVNRKNAKTKYTLDRVGTETFKAEVEKRAGVTFAPSRPYEFTSRGDRFGWVEGVDGRHHLTLYILSGRIKDLPQAKLKTGLRKIAERLRRDPVASFRMTANQNLIIAGVAPEDRAEIEALAREHGLMSDLDTPQLRYSMACVALPTCPLAMAEAERFLPELVAGVDAILARHGVADDPIVLRVVGCPNGCGRAMLAEAGLVGKGPGTYNLYLGGNRVGTRIPKLHLENKDAATILAELDRLIGLWSVERIGTEGFGDFVIRAGIVAEVKVSKTDFHA from the coding sequence ATGCGCGATAATCCGGACACGCCACTGATCGTCGAGGGCCCGCTCGCCGACAACGAGCGCATGAAGGCGCAGTCGGATTACCTGCGCGGCACCATCGCGGAGGACCTTCGAGACCCGCTCACCGGCGGCTTCACGCCCGACAACTTCCAGCTCATCCGCTTCCACGGGATGTACCAGCAGGACGACCGCGACATTCGCGCAGAGCGCGCCGCGCAGAAGCTCGAACCGCTCCACAACGTGATGCTTCGCGCGCGGATGCCGGGCGGGATCATCATGCCCGAGCAATGGCTGACGATCGAGCGCTTCGCCGAGGAGCACACGATGTATGGCTCCGTGCGCCTCACGACGCGGCAGACCTTCCAGTTCCACGGGGTGCTGAAGCCGCACATCAAGGACATGCACAAGGTCATCAATTCGGCCGGGATCGACTCCATCGCGACGGCGGGCGACGTGAACCGCAACGTGCTCTGCACCACGAACCCGGTGGAGAGCGCCTTGCACGCCGAGGCCTACGAATGGTCAAAGCGGATCAGCGAGCACCTTTTGCCGAATACCAAGGCCTACGCGGAAATCTGGCTCGACGGCGAAAAGCAGAAAACGACCGAAGAGCCGATCCTCGGCGAGACTTACCTGCCGCGCAAATTCAAGACGACCGTCTCGATCCCGCCGAATAACGAGGTCGACATCCACGCCAATGACCTCAACTTCGTGGCCATCGCGGAGGACGGCAGGCTTGTCGGCTGGAACGTCCTCGTCGGCGGCGGGCTCGCGATGACCCACGGCGACACGGGCACCTATCCGCGAAAGGCCGACGATTTCGGCTTCATCCCGCTCGAGCACACGCTGGCGGTGGCAGAGCACGTCGTCAGCGTCCAGCGCGACTGGGGCAACCGCGTGAACCGCAAGAACGCGAAGACGAAGTACACACTCGACCGGGTGGGGACGGAAACCTTCAAGGCCGAGGTGGAAAAGCGAGCCGGGGTGACATTCGCGCCCTCGCGACCCTACGAGTTCACCTCCCGTGGCGACCGGTTCGGCTGGGTGGAGGGCGTGGACGGCCGGCACCACCTGACGCTCTATATCCTCTCCGGTCGCATCAAGGACCTGCCGCAGGCCAAGCTGAAGACGGGGCTCCGCAAGATCGCCGAGCGGCTGCGGCGCGATCCTGTAGCGAGCTTCCGCATGACGGCGAACCAGAACCTCATCATCGCGGGCGTCGCCCCGGAGGATCGCGCGGAGATCGAGGCCCTCGCGCGGGAGCACGGGCTCATGAGCGATCTCGACACGCCCCAGCTGCGCTATTCCATGGCCTGCGTCGCGCTGCCCACGTGCCCGCTTGCCATGGCGGAGGCCGAGCGCTTCCTGCCGGAGCTCGTGGCCGGCGTGGATGCGATCCTGGCCCGCCACGGAGTCGCGGACGACCCGATCGTGCTGCGCGTCGTAGGCTGCCCCAATGGCTGCGGACGCGCGATGCTCGCCGAGGCCGGCCTCGTCGGCAAGGGCCCGGGCACCTACAACCTCTACCTTGGCGGCAATCGCGTGGGCACGCGGATCCCCAAGCTGCACTTGGAGAACAAGGATGCCGCGACCATCCTCGCCGAGCTCGACCGTCTCATCGGGCTCTGGAGCGTCGAGCGCATCGGGACGGAAGGCTTTGGCGACTTCGTCATCCGCGCCGGCATCGTGGCCGAGGTCAAAGTCTCCAAGACGGATTTCCACGCGTGA